In Lathyrus oleraceus cultivar Zhongwan6 chromosome 2, CAAS_Psat_ZW6_1.0, whole genome shotgun sequence, the DNA window CGATATAAATAAGTTTTCTTTTTGTACAAAATCACAGGATGACAAGAGTACCATGCAAAATAGTGGGGTAATGATAACAGCTTCTTCAATGCACTTTTCTAGTTCAAAGGATAAAAACCCTGTCTTGGCATCCACAGCTTACTTTGGCGTTATAGAAGAGATATGGGAGCTCAATTATGTTAAGTTTAAAGTTCCTATTTTTAAATGTAAATGGGTTAATAGTAACAATGGTGTGCAAACTGATGAATTAGGATTTACATTGGTGGACCTTGATAAGGTAGGATATAAGGATGAACCTTTTATCATGGCAGCTCAAGCAGTACAAGTATTTTATGTAAAGGATCCCTCGAACACTAGGTGGTCTGTTGTCCTCCAAAGAAGAAACATGAATTATAGTGATGAAAATGAAGATTCAACTCTAGACATTGATCACAATACTTCTTTTTCAACACAAAGGCCTTATTTTAATGATGAAAATGAAGTTGATGATGTTTATGCCATTCGTTATGATCATCAAGAAGGGATTTTGGAGGATAATAACAAATAACCAAGAAAAACCATCTATATTTTACTAATAACTATATTTTAGTTAATAAATTGTTATTATGTTtattattcattttaattttagTTTTGACTAATATTGTTTTCTCTCTAAACAGGAATTATGGATAAACCATCTAGCTCTTCACCAAAAAAAAGAAGACTAGAGGTGTCACAGCATTGCTACGTTTCATTGCCAAACTTCCTGATGGTGAAAAATACCAAATTGATTTTGATCCTGATACCTTCCAACCCATTGGTCAGTATGCTGCAAAGTTTAAAAGTTATTTGTCATTCATTGCACGTAGCAAGGTTAGTATAAATGAAAAGCAATGGAAAAAGATAAGCGATAAGTTGAAGGACGTGATATGGGACGATATCACGGTAtgcatttttaattaattattttaaagTTATTGTCTATAATTGCTTCAATTACTAACACTCCTTATGTTTTGAAGTGTAAGTTCACTTGCCCCACTGATAAAGAATTTAGGAAGCATTGGTTTGTTTATATGGGGGAACGATTGAAGCAATTTAAGACATTGCTCTCAAATGTCTATATATTGGGAAAGGAGATAAGCATGGAAATACAACTCCATTTGAAAAGTATAAATTTATCAAAGAAGAAGATTGGGATTTGTTTGTCCAGACTCGACAAAAAGAAGATTTTCAAGTTAGTTAAATTTGTAGATTTATTTTTATGTTATCTAAATTGATTTGGTTTTTGACGTTTAGTTTAATGTGATTTATTTGTAATAGGAGAAAAGGCTAAAAGGAAAGACACATGCATCAAAGAATATCCACCCTCATATTTTGTCTCGTGGTGGTTATGAAAAACTTAGGGCCACCGTAATGGAAGAGAGGAGGAAAAAAGTGATTGAAGAGGCCAAAGGTGATGAAAGTTTGATGGTTGACCCTCCCGAACTAAAGCGATATGAGGCATGGTTGATGGCTCGACAGAAGCCATCGGGAAATTTTACATCTGAGGCAACAAACTTAGTAGCATCTAAGATTGTAAGTAATAAAAGATTTATTGATAAATTTAAATTTCATTCATAACTTAGTAATCATTTTACATCATTTTTATATGTATCTAAATGTTTTAGGGAGAGTTAGTGGAAAAAAATACACAAGGTACTATTGTCTTTGAAGGGCGTGACGATATCTTGACTGTTGCCCTTGGAATAAATGAACACCCTGGTCGGATCCGCACTGCTCCTAGGGGTGTGGGCTTTAAGAAATTCTATGGAAAAAGTTCACGCTCCACCTTAGGAGGTGTCTCTCAAGATGACCTTCTAGCCCACCTTCAAGCCTTGGAGCAAAAAATGAATATAGATTTCCAACATAAATTACAAAAACatctccaacaacaaagaacAGAGCTCCAACAACAAATGCAAAAAGAGATGCAAGAGGAGAGAGCTCAAATCCAACAAGGAATGAAACTCCTACAACAGATGCAATTGGAGCTCCGCTCCGAGAGGCCTAAAGAGATGTTTATAAAAGAGGTATGCGTAACTGGATACAATTAATCTActaaaaattagaaaaaaattaatttaattaatgtTCACTTGATACAGCATGTAGAATCTGTGGGTACGAGCACTAACGGAAGTTGCTCAAAGGTTATGACTACTGAAGATTTAACTAAAAAAATGGATGCTTCTGAAGATTACCTCAAAAAGATTAACAATCTCAAGGAAAATTCATTCTCTCTAGATTTGGATCATGAAACAAGTGAACTCTCAGTTTTTATTGATAGGGTGGATCTTAATGAATTAACTTCCGGTATTAAATGGCTATCCACATCTATCTTGTCTTTATGGTGCACGTAAGTATCATATTCTATTGTTAGTTATTTTTTTTATGTATCAAATATAATTAATATTTGTTTCAAAAATTTAGATATCTACATCGCATGTGTATCTCCAAGAATTTCAACAAACTATTTGGGTTTCTCGATCCAAATAGGATACTAGTTCACACAAAACCGGCCGAAGTTATTCAAACATACATACAAAATAAGTTGGATGGAGAGCCAAAAAAATGTTATTTAGGACCATTGCTAAATAGGTAAGTACATGTTTCCTTCAAGGTTTTATCGTTTTTCATATGTTATTTTgtaatatttaaattttattgattctaacactttttttttgtaaatttaCAGCAATCACTGGCAATTGTTTGTCATTTGTCCTGAAGATAatattattttttggttttgttcaTTAAACAGATCTCCTAAGAAAAATATTAAGGTCATATTGGAGGGGTAAGAAGCCTAAATAGAGAAATATCATTTATACTAAATTTTTGTACACATAGTCTTTATATTTATAACTTACTTCGTTGACAACTCTTTTATCAGAGCTCTAGAAGGTTATCATTTATTAAAAGGTATTAAGAAGAAGAAGCCTAATTGGAAGAATATTATGGTAAGATTTGTTTTACTATATTGTCGTTTCTTGGAATACTGGTGTGTTGGCTTGATTTTTTAGTTCTTGAAAGATACCATTTATAAAGAGGTATTAAATGCCCATATATCTTgattatttatattattataaatgagataaagaaaaagaaaattcCGATTTTATAATTGCAAGTGATATATTTGTAAGTTATCATTATAAACATGTAGTATATTTATTACTGAATTGCACTTATGGTGATAAAATTATAGTTGTACATGCTCTGAACCAACTAAAATTGTATGTGTTTCTATGTCGAGTGAAGAAAGTTAGTGTTGGTACAAATTTtgtgaaaaaggaaaaaagttTGTGATGTTGTTGTTTTTGGTGGCTTTAATGTAACTAGGAGTTTATATGCAGGGGCATCAACAAGATAACGGATGGGCATGTGGATATTATGTCAtgaaaaatatgtttgacattATTGATGCTTGTATTGTTGAAAGATTCAATGAGGTATTTTATATTACATATATTTAATGAAAAACATGTAAATTATTGTTTTAACATGTAGTTGTTTAATTTATTATATGTTTGAACTTGCAGATATTCACAGACACCTCATCATATGAAAAAGAGTCAATTGATCACATCCGACAACTTTGGGCTCAATTCTTTTTGCAAAAGGTTGAAGAGCAAGAGAACCAGGAAAAGAAAGATTTAATGACAAAACAGAAGCGATTAAAAAAAActtatatatagatatatttttgTTCCATGAATGATTTATTGGTACAAGTTACATGAACAAAGTGGTTGAATTTTTTTCTTACATGAATACAATTTTTGTTGATGTATGACTTGGTGCAAGATTCTAAAGATTAGAGAAATGTTTGTTTTggttatttttgttttttattgaATATCCAGGAATATATAAAAATATTGGTTTAATgaaatttcaaataaaatatttttaaaaaaattgagatATTTTACACCCTTCATACACAAAATAGGGTGTAAATGTGTTAAAATTAAATGTAATTATAAGATATTTTACATTTGATATATCAAAAATAGGGTGTAAATATTTGTCATTTTACACCCGTTTGAATTATAATAGGGTGTAAATTCGTTTAACTTCAATGTATGTAGGTGacaatttacacccgttttataTTAAATAGGGTGTAAATGTCCTAAAATTCAATGTATATATCTACCAATTACACCTTTTTTTATCTAAAACAGGGTGTAATAGGTGacaatttacacccgttttataTTAAATAGGGTGTAAATGTCTTAAAATTTAATGTATATATCTACCAATTACACCctttttttaaatctaaaatagggtgtaatatattctctttttacacccgttttaaaacgggtgtaaattcTTCATACATATCTCACCCTTTGAATTTACACCCTATCATAACGGGTGTAATATGTATAAAAAACGGGTGTAATATGTATAAAAAACGGGTGTAAAATCTTCTTTCTGCACTAGTGCAAATCAACAAAGAGGATTAACATGAATTATCAAATAAATGCTACCTTTTAAACCTAAACTACACCTAGGCTAAACATGTTCATGGTAGGTAATCATGGTGATCCACATGGTAACTAAAATCATGATTAACTCAACAGGAACTAAAAAAGTCATTAAAAACCTAATGGAAATTGCGCTGAATCATGATCAAATTAGTCAATTTACCGAATGATTGTTTACCGGTCCTAAACTAAGGGAGCATGCATATCAAGATATTTTTAAACCATATGGGTAATAAGGTCAATGAACACAAATTGATAAAGTATGAATTAATTTCTAAAATCCAAAATTTTATTAAAATCTAATTAAATCTACTCAAATCCTAATTAAACCTAATTATATCGcatcataaaaaaaatcaaactaaatccaaaattttattaaaaactaattaaatgTACTCAAATGATTTATGcagaaaaaataaataaaaaatcaaattacACCTTGCGTGTTTGTGCTGTTTACACCTTCCATGGAAGCTTTCCCCGCAGTGAAATTTGTCGGTTCAAACAATATCTAGTGCATGAACACGTAGTGTTCGCAATTTCGAAAGGA includes these proteins:
- the LOC127122443 gene encoding uncharacterized protein LOC127122443; translated protein: MEERRKKVIEEAKGDESLMVDPPELKRYEAWLMARQKPSGNFTSEATNLVASKIGELVEKNTQGTIVFEGRDDILTVALGINEHPGRIRTAPRGVGFKKFYGKSSRSTLGGVSQDDLLAHLQALEQKMNIDFQHKLQKHLQQQRTELQQQMQKEMQEERAQIQQGMKLLQQMQLELRSERPKEMFIKEHVESVGTSTNGSCSKVMTTEDLTKKMDASEDYLKKINNLKENSFSLDLDHETSELSVFIDRVDLNELTSGIKWLSTSILSLWCTYLHRMCISKNFNKLFGFLDPNRILVHTKPAEVIQTYIQNKLDGEPKKCYLGPLLNSNHWQLFVICPEDNIIFWFCSLNRSPKKNIKVILEGALEGYHLLKGIKKKKPNWKNIMGHQQDNGWACGYYVMKNMFDIIDACIVERFNEIFTDTSSYEKESIDHIRQLWAQFFLQKVEEQENQEKKDLMTKQKRLKKTYI